The Acinonyx jubatus isolate Ajub_Pintada_27869175 chromosome D1, VMU_Ajub_asm_v1.0, whole genome shotgun sequence genome includes a window with the following:
- the LOC106989453 gene encoding olfactory receptor 5B12-like codes for MENSTEVTEFILVGLTNDPKLQIPLFLIFALIYLVTLMGNLGMMVLILLDSCLHTPMYFFLSHLSLVDFGYSTAITPKVMAGSLTGDGVISYDACVTQFFFFVAFITVESFLLASMAYDRYVAVCRPLHYTTTMTTVMCASLVMGCYICGFLNASIHTGNIFRLSFCRASVVDHFFCDAPPLLAVSCSDNYISEMVIFLVVGMNNLFSVLVILISYLFIFITILRMRSSEGRQKAFSTCTSHLTTVSIFYGTGTFMYLQPSANHSMDTDKVASVFYTMVIPMLNPVVYSLRNKEVKSAFKKAIGKAKSSIGFRF; via the coding sequence ATGGAGAACAGCACTGAGGTGACTGAGTTCATTCTTGTGGGGTTAACCAATGACCCGAAACTGCAGATTCCTCTCTTCTTAATCTTCGCCCTCATTTATCTTGTCACTCTGATGGGGAACCTGGGGATGATGGTGCTGATTCTCTTGGACTCTTGTCTCCATactcccatgtactttttcctcagTCACCTGTCTCTGGTGGACTTTGGTTACTCTACTGCTATCACTCCCAAGGTCATGGCTGGATCACTTACAGGAGACGGGGTCATCTCCTATGATGCTTGTGTCAcccagttctttttctttgtagCCTTTATCACTGTAGAAAGTTTCCTCTTGGCCTcaatggcctatgaccgctacgTAGCAGTGTGCAGACCCCTGCATTACACCACCACCATGACGACAGTTATGTGTGCTAGTCTGGTCATGGGCTGCTACATTTGTGGTTTCCTGAATGCGTCCATCCACACTGGGAATATTTTCAGGCTCTCCTTCTGTAGAGCCAGTGTGGTTGATCACTTTTTCTGTGATGCTCCTCCTCTTCTGGCTGTCTCATGTTCAGACAACTACATCAGTGAGATGGttatttttttggtggtgggCATGAAtaatctcttttctgttttggtcATCTTGATCTCCTACCTGTTTATATTTATCACTATTCTGAGGATGCGCTCATCTGAAGGACGCCAGAAGGCCTTTTCCACCTGCACCTCCCACCTCACTACAGTGTCCATCTTCTACGGGACCGGCACCTTCATGTACTTACAGCCCAGCGCCAACCATTCCATGGACACAGACAAAGTGGCATCCGTGTTCTATACCATGGTCATCCCCATGCTAAATCCTGTGGTCTACAGCTTGAGGAACAAAGAGGTCAAGAGTGCCTTTAAAAAGGCCATAGGGAAGGCAAAGTCTTCTATAGGATTCAGATTTTAA